In Halosimplex halophilum, the genomic stretch CGACGCCCACGTCGCGCCCGAGCCCGGGCAAGACCTCGCGCTCGCGCGGGCGGTGCTCGCCCGCGTGGTCGAGACCGACCGCGTCGACACCGAGTTCGTCGCCGAGGCGACCGAGGGGTTCGACGACCTCCGGGCCGCGCTGCCCGACAGCGGGACCGCCGCCGAGCAGGCTGGTGTCTCGTCGGCCGACGTGGACCGCCTCGCGGACGCCTTCGCGCGGGACGCGCTGTGCTACTGGGGGATGGGCGTCAACCAGCACGTCCAGGGGACCGACATCTCGCGGGCGCTGATCGACGTCTGCCTCGCGACGGGCAACCTCCGGCCGGGTAGCGGCCCGTTCTCGCTAACGGGCCAGGCCAACTCGATGGGGACCCGCGTCTGCTCGTGCAAGGGGACCTGGCCGGGCCAGCGCCCGTTCCAGGACCCCGACGAGCGGGCGTTCGTCGCTGACGAGTGGGGGATCCCGGTCGACCGGCTCCCCGACGACGCCGGCCCCGGCCCCGTGGGAATGTTCGAGGCGTTCGACGACGAGGTCGCGGTCGCCTACACGGTGGCGACCAACCCGGTCGCGGGGATGCCCGACGCGAGCGCGGCGAAAGCGGCGCTCGAAGACACATTCCTCGTCGCCCAGGACGCCTTCCGGACCGAGACCACCGAACTGGCGGACGTGGTCCTCCCGGCGGCGACCTGGGGCGAGTCGGAGGGTACCGCGATGAACATGGAACGGACCGTCTCGCGCGTGCGAGCGGCCACCGAAGCGCCGAGCGGCGTCTGGACGGACCTGCGGATCATCGCCACCATCGGCGCGCGGCTGTTCCCCGAGCTGTTCGACGACCCCGACCCCGACCCCGAGACGCTGTTCGACGAGTTCGCGGGCATGACGGCGGGCAGTATCGCCGATATGTCCGGGATCACCTACGACCGCCTGGAGGATCTGAAGGCGCTGCGCTGGCCGGCGCCCGACGCCCAGACCGACGCCGGCTACCGCTACTACGACGGCGACGACGGCAACCGCGGGTACGTCCCGCGGGACGGCGACAACGGGGTCGCACCGGAGCCGGACACGGGCGAGGAGTCGTGGTCGTTCCCGACGCCCAGCGGCAGGGCCGGCTTCTCGACGGCCCGCCAGGAGGGGCTGCCCGAGCCGGTGGACGAGGATTACCCGCTGACGCTGACGACCGCCCGGGAGTCCGAGCAGTACAACACGGGCGTCCGCACCCGGGACGTGGACGACCCCGACCCGGTCGTCGCGCGGATCAACCCCGAGACGGTCGCCGCCAGCGACGCCGTCTCCGACGGTTCGGTCGTCGTCGAGACGCGCCGCGACGCGGTCCCGGCGACGGTCGACCCCGACCCGGCCGTCCCCGGGGGACTGGTCTGGCTCCCCATCCACCACCCGGCGACCAACCGCCTCACCGTCGACGCGCTGGACCCCCAGTCGAAGGAACCGAACTTCAAGCAGTGCGCCGTCCGGCTCGTCGCGCCCGCCGACCGGGCCGCCGCCGCGGCCACCTCGCCCGCCCGCGCCGACGACTGACCGGCCGTCGCTCCCGTTTCTGCCGCCCGTTCTCCGAGCTCGGGACCGCTCAGCCGCTGTGCTACGGCGATCTCCCCCTCGATGCCGCGCGCGCCGGCTCGCGCCGAACCGACACCGCGGCCAGCCGACGCCACGTCGGCGGGCGGTCGAAAGTCGACGGTCGTCCGGTTTTCCGTCGCCCGATTCGACGTATTACATCCTAATATCTACAGCATCCGTCCTAATATCTCCCGTTCGTCCAGCGCCACGAACTCACGATTGATTAATTAAACGACTAGGGTTATATGTTACGAGCATCCAACCTATATCCGTACAAAGGTGGACGTTCGATATGAAGAACGATAAAATACTGGACGAACAAACGGAAATGATAGTTAATTACGGTTCGGCGGTCGTCGGTGCGGCCGCCGGCGAGGCGGGGGGATCGGCGTGGGTCTGATCAGGATGACCAAGTGGCGGACGCTGGTGCTCGCCACGGTCGGGTTCAACTTCTCGTTCCTGATCTGGTTCTCTTTCGCCCCGTTCACGGGACCGATGGCGGAGGAGTTCGGCCTCTCGCTTGCGGAGATCGGGATCCTCGCGAGCGCGGCCATCTGGCTCGCGCCCTTCGGCCGCATCCTGACGGGCTGGCTCTCGGACAAGTTCGGCGCGCCGGCGGTGTTCGCCATCGTGCTCACCTACGTCGGCGTGTTCTCGATCGCGAGCGCGTTCGCACAGAGCTACGCCGTGTTCTTCGTCGAGCGGCTCATCGTGGCGACGGCGGGGATCACGTTCGTCATCGGGATCCAGCACGTCTCCGAGTGGTTCGAGGAGGAGCAGCTCGGGACCGCCGAGGGCATCTACGCGGGCATCGGCAACG encodes the following:
- the nasA gene encoding assimilatory nitrate reductase NasA encodes the protein MSDWVPTTCMRCAVGCGHLQRGADIGNGVDVVRGDAAHPVNQGLACQRGVRETSDPDGEWLTRPLVRRGGDLVSTTWDVALSEALQAFQGTLDGDGEVAVMGSGQQTNEAAYALGKLARGGFGTRYYDANTTLCMASAVTAYYQAFGSDAPPCSYDDIPAADAHVVWGANPAAAHPVMFRWIRQAANEDGVELLAVDPVETETAEAADAHVAPEPGQDLALARAVLARVVETDRVDTEFVAEATEGFDDLRAALPDSGTAAEQAGVSSADVDRLADAFARDALCYWGMGVNQHVQGTDISRALIDVCLATGNLRPGSGPFSLTGQANSMGTRVCSCKGTWPGQRPFQDPDERAFVADEWGIPVDRLPDDAGPGPVGMFEAFDDEVAVAYTVATNPVAGMPDASAAKAALEDTFLVAQDAFRTETTELADVVLPAATWGESEGTAMNMERTVSRVRAATEAPSGVWTDLRIIATIGARLFPELFDDPDPDPETLFDEFAGMTAGSIADMSGITYDRLEDLKALRWPAPDAQTDAGYRYYDGDDGNRGYVPRDGDNGVAPEPDTGEESWSFPTPSGRAGFSTARQEGLPEPVDEDYPLTLTTARESEQYNTGVRTRDVDDPDPVVARINPETVAASDAVSDGSVVVETRRDAVPATVDPDPAVPGGLVWLPIHHPATNRLTVDALDPQSKEPNFKQCAVRLVAPADRAAAAATSPARADD